In Alkalinema sp. FACHB-956, the following proteins share a genomic window:
- a CDS encoding DinB family protein, whose protein sequence is MDRTYYTTMAEYNQWMNQKLYAIGELIADADRKVDRGAFFQSIHGTLDHILWADRMWLSRFMQQTPPAVKLGELLYPNFEDLQQQRFITDRAIVAWAETLTPEWLNQVFTWRSGLDGQIRSHTAWILVTHFFNHQTHHRGQVTTLLTQLGHDIGSTDLPWMPSLMEQ, encoded by the coding sequence ATGGATAGAACTTACTACACCACCATGGCGGAGTACAACCAATGGATGAATCAGAAGCTTTATGCCATTGGTGAATTGATTGCTGATGCCGATCGCAAGGTCGATCGGGGCGCGTTTTTCCAATCGATTCATGGAACGCTGGATCATATTCTATGGGCCGATCGAATGTGGCTTTCTCGCTTTATGCAGCAAACGCCTCCAGCAGTCAAGTTAGGAGAATTACTCTATCCAAATTTTGAGGATTTGCAACAGCAACGATTCATCACCGATCGAGCCATTGTGGCCTGGGCGGAAACGCTGACCCCGGAATGGCTGAATCAAGTTTTTACTTGGCGGAGTGGGTTGGATGGTCAGATCCGATCGCATACGGCTTGGATTCTGGTCACCCATTTTTTTAATCATCAAACCCACCATCGTGGCCAAGTCACAACCCTCCTAACGCAATTGGGCCATGAC
- a CDS encoding nuclear transport factor 2 family protein yields MASQLVQAWFAAWNNHDLDAILSHYAEDVEFQSPFITKLLDEPSGKITGKVALRDYFAKGLQAYPDLHFEPIQTLFGLDSLVLYYRSVNQLLAAELMVLNDQGLVIQVKAHYR; encoded by the coding sequence ATGGCAAGTCAGTTAGTCCAAGCATGGTTTGCTGCATGGAATAATCATGATTTAGATGCAATTCTGTCCCACTATGCGGAGGATGTGGAATTTCAGTCTCCCTTTATTACTAAGTTATTGGATGAGCCATCGGGTAAGATTACCGGAAAAGTAGCCCTGAGAGACTATTTTGCGAAGGGATTACAAGCTTATCCTGACTTGCATTTTGAGCCGATTCAGACTCTTTTTGGTCTAGATAGTTTGGTGCTGTATTACCGCAGTGTTAATCAATTGCTTGCCGCAGAGTTAATGGTTCTCAATGATCAGGGGTTAGTGATTCAGGTTAAGGCTCATTATCGCTAG